One genomic region from Prochlorococcus marinus CUG1433 encodes:
- a CDS encoding DUF1330 domain-containing protein: MKKTILIGLIAGIAGLAIGYKVPKDKNVGYVMISGRITNPEQAGKYFEKVNDVVVKGCGAKTLTVDYETDVREGYDGPFSVLAQFPSKKAAQNCYEGDYQEIIPLRKGAIDMNFRIVERNR; the protein is encoded by the coding sequence ATGAAAAAAACTATTTTGATTGGTTTAATTGCTGGCATTGCTGGCCTTGCAATTGGTTATAAAGTTCCAAAAGACAAGAATGTTGGTTATGTAATGATTTCTGGCAGGATAACAAATCCAGAACAAGCAGGTAAATACTTTGAAAAAGTAAATGATGTAGTTGTTAAAGGTTGCGGTGCGAAGACATTAACAGTTGATTATGAAACAGATGTAAGGGAAGGATATGACGGACCATTTAGTGTACTCGCACAATTCCCAAGCAAAAAAGCCGCACAGAATTGTTATGAAGGTGATTATCAAGAAATTATTCCCTTAAGAAAAGGAGCTATAGATATGAATTTCAGAATAGTTGAAAGAAATAGATAA
- a CDS encoding cytochrome b559 subunit beta, which yields MDFRILLVIAPIIFSWIFTVFWLGRWDVFRLTPLGLPKKGVAPFKNYQVWEDSALIPDSGRPAEGYPVFTVRTAAVNALGIPTVFFLGAILAMQFKSY from the coding sequence ATGGATTTCAGGATTTTACTTGTTATTGCACCAATAATATTCTCATGGATATTTACAGTCTTTTGGTTAGGTAGGTGGGATGTATTTAGATTAACGCCACTAGGATTACCAAAGAAAGGAGTAGCTCCTTTTAAAAATTATCAAGTATGGGAAGATTCAGCATTAATTCCAGATAGTGGCAGACCAGCAGAAGGTTATCCAGTATTTACTGTTAGAACCGCAGCAGTTAATGCCCTAGGGATTCCAACCGTTTTTTTTCTTGGAGCAATATTGGCAATGCAGTTTAAATCTTATTAA
- a CDS encoding DUF3804 family protein, translating into MTDRETIESMLYELATPQKMGSFFVNNATSDFLLIRPSGNPISAKGFEEMMSSGDVIQEKAEITKIHKFEFLSADVAMCVFTLGAKFSYKGTPNDDLPTVTSIFKKINGIWKIHWMQRSTGDSDLSLWD; encoded by the coding sequence ATGACAGATAGAGAAACAATTGAATCAATGTTGTACGAGTTAGCAACACCTCAGAAAATGGGCTCATTTTTTGTAAATAATGCCACTTCAGATTTTTTACTCATCAGGCCCAGTGGAAATCCAATAAGTGCAAAGGGATTCGAGGAAATGATGAGTTCTGGAGATGTTATTCAGGAAAAAGCAGAAATTACAAAAATTCATAAGTTTGAATTTCTTTCTGCCGATGTAGCAATGTGTGTTTTTACGCTTGGGGCAAAATTCTCTTACAAAGGAACTCCTAATGATGATTTGCCAACTGTAACTTCAATCTTTAAAAAGATTAATGGGATTTGGAAAATCCATTGGATGCAAAGATCAACGGGAGATTCAGATTTATCTTTATGGGATTAG
- a CDS encoding DUF1651 domain-containing protein encodes MEKFTLISKDRSRIKVFEPFEDVSKPSPSIDAMMISYGCVYKKSSKPVMKGSRVETLEDARKEYKQLLEKGWKKTSIFRSYF; translated from the coding sequence ATGGAGAAATTTACTCTTATCAGTAAGGACAGATCAAGAATAAAAGTCTTTGAACCATTTGAAGATGTTTCCAAGCCTTCGCCAAGCATTGATGCAATGATGATTTCTTATGGGTGTGTCTATAAGAAAAGTAGTAAACCAGTTATGAAAGGCAGCAGAGTTGAAACTTTAGAAGATGCAAGAAAGGAATATAAGCAGTTATTGGAAAAGGGTTGGAAGAAGACAAGTATTTTTAGAAGTTATTTTTAA
- a CDS encoding hemagglutinin, producing the protein MKLKFCPATIFRETPKVTFFDAGIESTNGCDVVMHSGEAISPPDQLEYEQYYVHNHQIDHNLVITGERKFILINPTWDEPHHVIYLKRSMGALEIPIGTYHRSISGKEGSIVLNQPIRDKFFDQKKEFVPQKLNKLSLINARKSPPVYWIWENDQIKRLMFNPLVKKTTNSN; encoded by the coding sequence ATGAAATTAAAATTTTGCCCTGCAACTATTTTTAGAGAAACTCCCAAAGTAACTTTTTTTGATGCAGGCATAGAGTCAACTAATGGTTGTGATGTAGTTATGCATTCTGGAGAGGCTATATCCCCTCCAGATCAATTGGAGTATGAACAGTACTACGTGCACAATCACCAAATTGATCACAATTTAGTTATTACTGGAGAGCGGAAATTTATTTTGATAAATCCAACTTGGGACGAGCCACATCATGTGATTTATCTAAAAAGATCTATGGGAGCACTTGAAATTCCTATTGGAACTTATCACAGGTCAATCTCTGGGAAAGAAGGGAGCATTGTTTTAAATCAACCTATCAGAGATAAATTTTTTGATCAAAAAAAAGAATTTGTTCCTCAAAAACTAAACAAATTAAGCCTAATTAATGCCAGAAAAAGTCCACCCGTTTATTGGATTTGGGAAAATGATCAAATCAAAAGATTAATGTTTAATCCTTTAGTAAAAAAAACTACAAATTCAAATTGA
- a CDS encoding DUF3303 family protein: MLYVQHWSFKAGYHQKGAEKFLGGGGDYPGVEMIGRYHAPGSLEGWIVLKTDDPKAIYQHAAEWGEFLNWETTPVFTDEEAGPIVAKVYS, translated from the coding sequence ATGCTTTATGTTCAGCATTGGTCATTTAAGGCCGGATATCATCAAAAAGGCGCAGAAAAATTTCTTGGTGGCGGGGGAGATTATCCTGGAGTTGAGATGATTGGAAGATATCATGCACCAGGTTCTTTAGAGGGATGGATAGTTTTAAAGACTGATGATCCAAAAGCAATATATCAACATGCTGCTGAATGGGGGGAATTTCTAAATTGGGAAACTACACCTGTATTTACTGATGAAGAAGCTGGTCCAATAGTTGCTAAAGTCTACTCATAG
- a CDS encoding pseudouridine synthase — protein MTTRINKFLSEVGYCSRREADRLIEEGKVTINGKIPQIGTKVKDEDQVEVKGIKIKKSKKQKNIYLAFNKPVGIVCTTNRKQEPSNIVDFINYPSRIFPIGRLDKLSEGLIFLTNDGDIVNKILRARNKHEKEYIVRVNLPINKDFIQKMSNGVEILNTITSSCFVKQLGPKEFKIILTQGLNRQIRRMCETLGYRVKSLKRIRIMNIKLDMPIGKYRELTEEELLKLNELLEDSSKTFD, from the coding sequence ATGACTACCAGGATAAATAAATTTTTAAGCGAAGTCGGTTACTGCTCTAGAAGAGAAGCAGATAGATTAATTGAAGAAGGTAAAGTAACTATTAATGGTAAGATCCCTCAAATTGGGACCAAAGTAAAAGATGAAGATCAAGTAGAGGTTAAAGGAATAAAAATCAAAAAATCAAAAAAACAAAAAAATATATATTTAGCCTTTAATAAGCCTGTGGGAATTGTTTGTACAACCAATAGAAAACAAGAACCCTCAAATATAGTAGATTTCATTAATTATCCTTCAAGAATCTTTCCTATTGGAAGATTAGATAAACTCAGCGAAGGATTAATTTTTTTAACAAACGATGGAGATATCGTAAATAAAATACTCAGAGCAAGAAATAAGCATGAAAAAGAGTATATCGTAAGGGTTAATCTGCCTATTAATAAAGATTTTATTCAAAAAATGAGTAATGGAGTTGAAATATTAAATACCATAACTAGTAGTTGTTTCGTAAAACAATTGGGGCCAAAAGAGTTCAAAATCATCCTCACTCAAGGACTTAATCGTCAGATTAGAAGAATGTGTGAGACCTTAGGCTATAGAGTCAAATCTTTAAAGCGTATAAGAATTATGAATATTAAGTTAGACATGCCAATAGGAAAATATCGCGAATTGACTGAAGAAGAACTCTTAAAATTAAATGAGTTGCTCGAAGACTCTTCAAAGACATTTGACTAA
- a CDS encoding LOG family protein: MNDKFKFDFEQERSNEVELVASNLEAILKSSTYKLAHEDIELLNTDEMRGVRMLLEITKPEQVIEKENIISTVIVFGGVHISEEIASKRRLDDAEKLLSSNPKSKSLKINFERLKNLYSLSHYYSAARELSKLISLDSKTKNPYSHVIVTGGGPGIMEAANRGAFDAGCKSIGLNISLPNEQHPNSFITPGLCFKFNYFAMRKFHFVMRSAAAVFFPGGFGTLDELFELLTLRQTGMKKDIPIILFGRSYWEKVINFQFLSDMGLIGENDLSIFQYADTANEAWNLIKNFTYTN; the protein is encoded by the coding sequence ATGAATGACAAATTTAAATTTGATTTTGAACAAGAGAGAAGCAATGAGGTTGAATTAGTTGCAAGTAATTTAGAAGCAATTTTAAAATCTAGTACTTATAAACTTGCTCACGAAGATATTGAATTATTGAATACTGATGAAATGCGAGGGGTGAGGATGCTCCTCGAAATTACAAAGCCTGAACAAGTTATTGAAAAAGAAAATATAATTTCAACTGTTATTGTTTTTGGAGGAGTTCACATATCAGAAGAAATTGCATCAAAAAGAAGGTTAGATGATGCAGAAAAACTTCTTTCTAGTAATCCTAAATCTAAATCTTTAAAGATAAATTTCGAGAGATTAAAAAATTTGTACTCACTTTCACATTATTATTCTGCAGCAAGAGAATTATCTAAATTAATCTCGCTGGATAGCAAAACAAAAAATCCTTATTCTCATGTAATAGTTACTGGTGGTGGACCCGGGATTATGGAAGCAGCTAATAGAGGAGCGTTTGATGCTGGATGTAAATCGATTGGATTAAATATAAGCTTGCCTAATGAGCAGCACCCTAATTCTTTTATTACACCTGGACTGTGTTTTAAGTTTAATTATTTCGCAATGAGGAAATTTCATTTTGTTATGAGATCTGCTGCTGCTGTTTTTTTCCCTGGAGGATTTGGAACTTTAGATGAATTATTCGAATTATTAACATTAAGACAGACTGGGATGAAAAAGGATATTCCAATAATTTTATTTGGAAGAAGCTACTGGGAAAAGGTAATTAATTTTCAATTCCTATCTGATATGGGTTTGATTGGAGAGAATGATTTGTCTATTTTTCAGTACGCGGACACAGCAAATGAGGCTTGGAATTTAATAAAAAATTTTACTTATACCAATTAA
- a CDS encoding high light inducible protein translates to MINFKDNFSSQSFYPDSNYYLDQANTPKEKPDLEDQISKIGGNFEWPNSYWFIAERTNGRLAMIGFMAVIINYTLFGWIAYPIL, encoded by the coding sequence ATGATTAATTTTAAAGATAATTTTTCAAGCCAAAGCTTTTACCCAGATAGTAATTATTATCTTGATCAGGCAAATACTCCTAAAGAGAAACCAGATTTAGAAGATCAAATATCAAAAATAGGGGGCAATTTTGAATGGCCAAATAGCTATTGGTTTATTGCAGAAAGAACTAATGGCAGGCTTGCAATGATTGGATTTATGGCTGTAATTATTAACTATACTTTATTTGGTTGGATAGCATATCCAATTCTTTAA
- a CDS encoding DUF1651 domain-containing protein, with amino-acid sequence MAKFFYLINSNRSEIKRFIKNDRNIDEVFEYIFIDSGKIVGSLGEEPPVIETTVSVDIELAREIYERLLSQGWRRTDLFD; translated from the coding sequence ATGGCGAAGTTTTTTTATTTGATTAATTCAAATCGATCAGAGATTAAAAGATTTATAAAAAATGATAGAAATATTGATGAAGTTTTCGAGTATATCTTTATTGACTCAGGAAAGATAGTTGGTTCTTTAGGGGAAGAACCACCTGTAATAGAAACAACGGTTTCAGTAGATATAGAATTGGCCAGAGAAATTTATGAAAGATTACTTTCTCAGGGATGGAGAAGAACTGATTTATTTGATTGA
- a CDS encoding PhoH family protein — MKKRVIILDTNVLLHDPESPLHFANENVVIPIQVVEEVDRFKRDPGEKGRNARRVSRLLDNLREKGNLSSGVKINNKFEGTIKVAFCRKETTDRLPSELSDSSGDNKILAVALEEKNTKILSDFPEVVVISKDTNLRIKADAVGLKAEDYSKDKVSLDNLEKGFREISSNSDEINKVQKDGFIYLRDIKSKFEPSLVSNEGVILKDNLKENHTYLTRYYQSEKKLVGLNYLRRSNLGKVKPKNLEQSFALDLLLDPKVQLVSLIGKAGTGKTLLALAVGLHQVADENIYERLLVSRPPIPLGKELGYLPGSLDEKLAPWMKPIIDNLDFLTSPKSNKNGEKIDRKERDINSKNSWEDLRGIGLLEVEAINYIRGRSIPNQFILIDEAQNLTPLEVKTIVTRAGEGTKIVFTGDPNQIDHPYLDSDSNGLTWLAKKLHGQKIIGHITLSQGERSDLAELAADLL; from the coding sequence ATGAAAAAAAGAGTTATTATTCTTGATACAAATGTTTTATTACATGATCCCGAGTCACCTCTTCATTTTGCCAATGAAAATGTTGTGATTCCAATTCAGGTAGTCGAAGAGGTTGATAGATTCAAACGCGATCCTGGAGAGAAAGGTCGCAATGCCAGAAGAGTTTCTAGATTATTAGATAATCTCCGAGAAAAAGGTAATCTATCTTCAGGTGTAAAAATCAATAATAAGTTTGAAGGGACCATAAAAGTTGCATTTTGCAGAAAAGAGACCACTGATAGATTGCCCTCAGAACTTAGTGACAGTAGTGGAGATAATAAAATTTTAGCTGTCGCTCTTGAAGAAAAAAATACCAAAATCTTATCAGACTTTCCAGAAGTAGTAGTTATTTCAAAAGATACAAATTTGCGAATCAAAGCGGATGCAGTTGGTCTTAAAGCTGAAGATTACAGTAAAGATAAGGTCTCGTTAGATAATTTAGAAAAAGGCTTTAGAGAAATAAGTTCCAATTCAGATGAGATAAATAAGGTTCAAAAAGATGGTTTTATTTATTTAAGAGATATTAAATCAAAATTTGAACCATCTTTAGTAAGTAATGAGGGTGTAATCTTAAAAGATAATTTAAAAGAAAATCATACTTATTTAACTAGATATTATCAATCTGAGAAAAAGTTAGTAGGTCTAAATTATTTAAGAAGATCAAATTTAGGTAAAGTAAAGCCTAAGAATCTTGAACAAAGTTTTGCTTTGGATTTGCTACTAGACCCAAAAGTTCAATTAGTAAGTCTTATCGGGAAAGCAGGAACAGGAAAAACTTTACTTGCTTTGGCAGTTGGACTACATCAAGTTGCTGATGAAAATATATACGAAAGATTATTAGTATCTAGACCTCCAATACCTTTAGGAAAAGAATTAGGCTATCTTCCAGGCAGTCTTGATGAGAAATTAGCTCCTTGGATGAAACCAATCATTGATAATTTAGACTTTTTAACAAGTCCAAAATCGAATAAAAATGGAGAGAAAATTGATCGTAAAGAAAGAGATATAAACTCTAAAAACTCATGGGAAGATTTAAGAGGAATTGGTCTACTGGAAGTAGAAGCAATTAATTACATTAGAGGAAGATCCATTCCAAATCAATTCATTCTTATTGATGAGGCCCAAAACTTAACACCTCTAGAAGTAAAAACCATCGTTACAAGAGCAGGAGAAGGAACAAAGATTGTTTTTACTGGAGATCCAAATCAAATAGATCATCCATATCTTGATTCTGATAGTAACGGATTGACTTGGTTAGCTAAAAAATTGCATGGTCAGAAAATAATTGGACACATAACTTTATCTCAAGGAGAGAGAAGTGATTTAGCAGAATTAGCAGCTGATCTTTTGTAG
- a CDS encoding DUF3764 family protein, with product MSCSVTSVFTFKIESTFDEWSAIFDSAEADKRHSEFDIKPLFRGVSKEDPQKIIVIHQAPEGNVKKFVEANGDWMATHRVDLSTMEESSWTTSLKKDNCCD from the coding sequence ATGTCTTGTTCAGTCACTTCAGTATTTACTTTTAAAATCGAAAGCACTTTCGATGAATGGTCTGCAATATTTGATAGTGCGGAAGCGGATAAAAGGCATTCAGAATTTGACATTAAGCCACTTTTCAGAGGAGTAAGCAAGGAAGATCCTCAAAAAATAATTGTTATTCATCAAGCTCCAGAAGGTAATGTTAAAAAGTTTGTGGAAGCAAATGGTGACTGGATGGCAACTCATAGAGTTGACTTATCAACAATGGAGGAATCATCTTGGACAACTTCATTAAAAAAAGACAATTGTTGTGACTAA